A genomic segment from Triticum dicoccoides isolate Atlit2015 ecotype Zavitan chromosome 1A, WEW_v2.0, whole genome shotgun sequence encodes:
- the LOC119287166 gene encoding cyclic phosphodiesterase-like, which produces MIASSAKHIPLPTPHFAKPKRHRRSGPARMDPTDQSPEEVYSVWALPPEPVRDRLRGLMAGLRAAHGGPPFEPHATVVGAVRMRRPAAIQALRAAAVAAGVAPYTARVTGVARGDFFYQCVYLLLEPTPEVIQTSDHFCAHFGFQRSTPYMPHVSLLYGDLTDEEKEAARKKVEEMDSEISGLQFEISELALYRTDTEDKSLESWELVEVCHLGRK; this is translated from the exons ATGATCGCCTCTTCAGCAAAGCATATTCCGCTTCCCACCCCGCATTTCGCCAAGCCCAAGCGCCACCGCCGCTCAGGCCCAGCCCGCATGGACCCCACCGACCAGTCGCCGGAGGAGGTGTACTCCGTGTGGGCCCTCCCGCCGGAGCCCGTCCGCGACCGCCTCCGCGGCCTCATGGCCGGCCTCCGCGCCGCGCACGGCGGCCCGCCCTTCGAGCCGCACGCCACCGTCGTCGGCGCCGTGCGCATGCGCCGCCCCGCCGCAATCCAggccctccgcgccgccgccgtcgccgccggcgtCGCCCCCTACACCGCCCGCGTCACCGGCGTCGCCCGCGGCGACTTCTTCTACCAGTGCGTCTACCTCCTCCTCGAGCCCACCCCCGAG GTGATCCAGACAAGCGACCACTTCTGCGCCCACTTCGGGTTTCAGAGATCAACCC CATATATGCCACATGTAAGTCTCCTGTATGGGGATCTAACAGACGAAGAGAAGGAAGCAGCAAGGAAGAAAGTAGAGGAAATGGACAGTGAAATTTCTGGACTGCAGTTTGAGATCTCCGAGCTCGCACTTTATCGAACGGATACTGAGGATAAAAGCTTGGAGTCCTGGGAACTGGTGGAGGTATGCCACCTTGGGAGGAAGTGA
- the LOC119287185 gene encoding protein RICE FLOWERING LOCUS T 1-like, with protein sequence MSAADPLVVAHVLQDVLDPFTSTVPLRIAYNNRLVLAGAELRPSAIVSKPRVDISGSDMRVLYTLILVDPDAPSPSHPSLREYLHWMVSDIPATTGASFGQELVVYERPEPRSGIHRMVFVLFQQLGRGTVFAPDVRHNFSCRNFARQHHLNIVAVSYFNCQREGGSGGRRFRPESSQGE encoded by the exons ATGTCGGCAGCGGATCCATTGGTTGTGGCCCATGTTCTACAAGATGTGCTTGATCCATTTACATCAACTGTTCCACTCAGGATAGCTTACAACAATAGGCTAGTCCTGGCAGGTGCTGAGCTAAGACCATCTGCAATTGTAAGCAAGCCACGAGTTGATATCAGTGGCAGTGACATGAGAGTTCTCTACACCCTG ATATTGGTGGATCCAGACGCCCCaagcccaagtcacccatcactaaGGGAGTACTTGCACTG GATGGTGTCAGACATCCCTGCAACAACTGGTGCCAGCTTTG GCCAAGAGCTTGTAGTTTATGAAAGACCAGAACCCAGATCTGGTATCCATCGGATGGTATTTGTGCTGTTCCAGCAACTAGGCAGGGGTACAGTTTTTGCACCAGACGTGCGACACAACTTCAGCTGCAGGAACTTTGCACGGCAGCACCACCTCAATATTGTGGCTGTCTCATATTTCAACTGTCAAAGGGAAGGTGGATCAGGTGGAAGAAGGTTTAGGCCAGAAAGTTCTCAAGGGGAGTAG